The DNA sequence GCACTCGCGAGTGTGGACTATCGCTTGAGCGGAGACGCCAAGTTTCCAGCCCAGATAGAGGACTGTAATACCGCCTTGAATTTCATTATCGCGCATGCGGGCTTGTACGGCATCGATCCGAAACATTTCGTCGTAAGTGGCGCTTCCGCCGGCGGTCATCTGGCGTTGCTCCTGGGACTGGCGCGAAACGAAAATGCGTTTGGCGCCGATTCATCGATCAAACCATTCGCCATTCTCGACTTTTTTGGGCCAAACGACCTCACCACCATCCTTGATGAAATCGGCCCGGGACACGGCCATCAGGTTCTGGAAGATGCCCAAGCGCGTCTTCTGGGCGGCCCAACGACCAATCAACTGGACATGGCTCGCGCAGCCAGCCCCATCACCTATGTAGGTCCGGGAAATCCGCCGGTGCTAATCCTGCACGGCGACAAAGATGATTTGGTGCCCTATCGACAAAGCGAGCGGCTGCATTTACGGCTTGACCAGGTTGGAATAACTAACGAGCTTGTTACCGTCCATGGCGCAGGACACGACGGTCCAATGTTCGAGACACCGGAAATCCAGGAGAAAGTCATCTCTTTCCTGGGCAAATTTACTCCATCGAGCAAATAATATGAGACCTTTCTTTCAGCGAATCACAACGGCAACTGCTGCGGCTCTTTGCGTGACGCTCTCGCCCGTTACACGCGCAGCCAACGCTGAAACTCCGTCGAAACCGGCGATGCTTGCACCGCTCCATGCCAACGGCGCGGCGATCGTGGATGAACACGGGAAGCCGGTGGTTCTGCGCGGATGTAATTTGGGCAACTGGCTGCTCAATGAACTGTGGATGATGGATATGAACGGTCCCGACGATCCGAAGGACCACTGGCAACTGGAAGAGTTGTTACAGCAGCGCTTCGGGGCGGAGGAAAAGGAGCGTTTGCTCTCACTCTACCGGGAGAATTGGATCAAGCCGCGGGATTTCGACATCATCAAGTCGTGGGGTTTTAATGTGGTGCGATTGCCTATCTATTACGACCTGCTCGAAGACGACGCCAGGCCGGGACGGCTTCGTCCGGATGCTTTCAAGTGGTTGGACCACGCCGTCAGCATGGCCACGACAGCGGGTATTTATGTGATCCTGGACCTGCATGGCGCGCCCGGAGGCCAGAGCACCGACCAGTGCACCGGACACGGCGGCCAGAACAAGCTCTGGTTGCCGGAGAACAGAAAACGGGCAGCAATTCTCTGGAAGGCAATGGCCGAGCACTATCGCACCAACCCGACCGTCGCCGCCTATGATTTGCTAAACGAACCCTATGGCAATCATGGGGATGAACCGTCCGACTCAATGCTCGTCACGACCATGGACGAATTAATCCATGCTATTCGCGAAGTGGATCAA is a window from the Verrucomicrobiia bacterium genome containing:
- a CDS encoding alpha/beta hydrolase: MTIRQSLSIVIATAFLPIISSGAPNGFEKTGDSTPYGDAFVKKNIPYVANPHLRQTFDLYLPKDPGLRPSTLIFWLHGGAWMLSNKDWDNVKYLVKRGYALASVDYRLSGDAKFPAQIEDCNTALNFIIAHAGLYGIDPKHFVVSGASAGGHLALLLGLARNENAFGADSSIKPFAILDFFGPNDLTTILDEIGPGHGHQVLEDAQARLLGGPTTNQLDMARAASPITYVGPGNPPVLILHGDKDDLVPYRQSERLHLRLDQVGITNELVTVHGAGHDGPMFETPEIQEKVISFLGKFTPSSK